One Trichoderma atroviride chromosome 7, complete sequence DNA segment encodes these proteins:
- a CDS encoding uncharacterized protein (EggNog:ENOG41~MEROPS:MER0038141), with the protein MASSDRKPVRDTAEADAWFPSPYSLTQYTAPKTDFDGANYPNAYKGGKWKVLLIATQERYLKMANGEFFSTGNHPVEMLLPMIHLDAAGFDIDIATLSGDPVKLEMWAFPNEDESVKAIYEKYKEKIRSPLNLHNVWGNGFTNDTPYLAVFIPGGHGVLNGIPFSETVGNVLRWAHENKRYFITLCHGPASMLAADVGKPEGSKFIYDGYQIDVFPDTLDDQANVEIGYIPGKMEWYVGERLRKLGITPLNRGIDGAVYRDRLVLSGDSPLASNNLGKLAAKTLLEEVA; encoded by the coding sequence ATGGCTTCATCAGATCGCAAACCTGTTCGAGACACAGCTGAGGCTGATGCTTGGTTCCCCTCCCCTTATTCTCTTACACAATACACCGCACCTAAGACAGATTTTGATGGCGCAAACTACCCCAACGCATACAAGGGCGGCAAATGGAAGGTGCTCTTGATTGCGACGCAGGAGCGTTATCTCAAGATGGCAAACGGGGAGTTTTTTTCGACAGGCAATCACCCTGTGGAGATGCTTTTGCCAATGATCCATCTTGACGCTGCGGGTTTCGACATTGATATTGCCACGCTTTCAGGTGACCCTGTTAAATTGGAGATGTGGGCTTTCCCAAATGAGGACGAGTCGGTCAAAGCTATCTACGAGAAATACAAGGAAAAAATTCGCAGCCCACTCAATCTTCACAACGTATGGGGCAACGGGTTTACCAACGACACTCCCTACCTTGCTGTATTTATTCCTGGTGGCCATGGTGTGCTGAACGGTATTCCTTTCTCGGAGACTGTTGGAAATGTTCTTCGATGGGCTCATGAAAACAAACGCTATTTCATCACACTCTGCCACGGGCCAGCCAGCATGCTCGCTGCCGATGTTGGAAAGCCTGAGGGTAGCAAGTTTATCTACGACGGCTACCAAATTGACGTTTTCCCAGATACGTTGGACGATCAGGCAAATGTCGAAATTGGCTATATTCCGGGCAAGATGGAATGGTATGTCGGCGAGCGGCTCCGCAAGCTTGGTATCACGCCACTCAATAGAGGCATCGACGGCGCTGTTTATCGCGATAGACTTGTGCTGTCTGGTGATTCTCCGTTGGCATCGAATAATCTTGGAAAGTTGGCTGCCAAGACACTTCTTGAGGAGGTCGCTTAG
- a CDS encoding uncharacterized protein (EggNog:ENOG41~CAZy:CE3~SECRETED:SignalP(1-26)), with translation MAPKLRVCAVLLALQSVSVLPTQVGAQDVISPWKDTATGFGPDVGLAKTWNASFPLFEGITSSPTNNSGASGNDGVDLSRRAAKDFWLRVMPLGASITQGIHSSDDNGYRKWIREQLRWEGWQVNMVGSGQIGTMKDRDHEGHPGWIITEGGGHSGVQQAWDAAKWMKPNLVLLNVGTNDCSFNVDLPNAGARMQTLVQSIFDAVPGVVVIMSTLLPSPAITDCAKDLSAQFRQIVPKIQNGRLAIADFNAAMDVTTMFSDDPIHPNDYGYEFMASVWWQAINETSSALSAPLDNGQDDSQPTETCAKQAGVSRGPITTQNGSGHDDGIYVHKSTSKGVLVDGRIQKPTDKNESDAIPSHIFFAQLTNINGVDRSAALDDWIRIYHKSATDGTNEYWFRENLGNGSFASSVMMDVQQNCDGGPNYAWADFDNDGLADFWCIGSGTQITVSLNKGTRPPTFENIGVVVPASGNFTPADVRIADIDGDGRADVCFIHDNGDIGCSRNGGQGRNYYWQGFSTDSGLRETVFTGKNKGDKTGVRLADLNGDFRDDWMWVGDQGDVDTWINQRGSGAGIVPSWSASGITHAGMNTPGVREQIKFGRIYGSGRRDYIYLQEEDTYYDMLVWENQGAGGTKLKGDGVFYCDMTGSGSDDYVWIYMDGHADSTDFFANIHSPPDWGHSISITLSVPGPRVGIHLADFDGDGRCDVLVQNKATGALTLWRNDYDATAKLLKFSNQGVKSGSASCTQGWGVGIFDRGMRIADIDGDGRADILCLEPDGRITAWLNTATGLQNVGQVKFSEGWDRANIRFADVEASGRADLIHVDKYTGAATLFKNDGYQPNDVDANGGSSFHWTNRGVVYSPIDRGENMHFVNFGGLGRADLHHVWPDKNNAETFFQ, from the exons ATGGCGCCCAAATTGCGTGTTTGCGCGGTGCTCTTGGCCCTTCAATCCGTCTCTGTTCTACCCACTCAGGTCGGCGCACAAGATGTCATATCGCCATGGAAGGATACCGCAACAGGCTTCGGACCAGATGTTGGTCTCGCCAAGACCTGGAATGCATCCTTTCCGCTGTTTGAAGGCATAACATCTTCACCGACCAACAACAGCGGTGCGAGTGGCAACGACGGGGTCGACCTCAGTCGCAGAGCCGCCAAGGACTTCTGGCTTAGGGTCATGCCCCTAGGTGCCTCTATCACTCAGGGCATACATTCGTCAGACGACAACGGCTATAGGAAGTGGATACGAGAGCAGCTGCGCTGGGAGGGTTGGCAAGTAAACA TGGTGGGATCAGGGCAGATTGGGACAATGAAAGACAGG GATCACGAAGGGCATCCCGGCTGGATCATTACCGAAGGCGGAGGGCATAGTGGCGTACAACAGGCCTGGGACGCCGCAAAATGGATGAAGCCTAACCTGGTCCTACTCAATGTCGGTACCAATGACTGTAGTTTCAATGTTGACTTGCCAAATGCTGGGGCTCGAATGCAGACTCTGGTTCAGAGCATTTTCGACGCTGTACCTGGCGTTGTTGTTATCATGTCAACCCTGCTTCCAAGCCCTGCCATCACAGACTGCGCAAAAGATCTGAGCGCCCAGTTCCGCCAGATTGTGCCCAAGATCCAGAACGGCAGGCTAGCCATCGCCGACTTCAACGCCGCTATGGATGTAACGACCATGTTCTCGGACGACCCTATCCATCCGAACGACTATGGGTACGAGTTCATGGCCTCTGTCTGGTGGCAGGCCATCAATGAAACTTCTTCTGCCCTATCAGCGCCGTTGGATAATGGCCAAGACGATTCCCAACCCACTGAGACTTGTGCCAAACAGGCCGGTGTCTCGCGCGGGCCCATCACTACGCAAAATGGTTCTGGCCACGATGACGGCATCTACGTCCACAAGTCAACTAGCAAGGGCGTCTTAGTTGACGGCAGGATCCAAAAGCCCACAGACAAGAACGAGTCTGATGCTATCCCTTCGCACATTTTCTTTGCCCAACTGACCAATATCAACGGTGTCGACCGAAGCGCGGCCTTGGATGACTGG ATTCGCATTTACCACAAGTCCGCCACGGATGGTACGAACGAGTACTGGTTCCGCGAGAATctcggcaacggcagctTCGCGTCAtcggtgatgatggacgTTCAGCAGAATTGCGATGGAGGACCGA ATTATGCGTGGGCCGATTTT GATAATGATGGACTTG CCGATTTTTGGTGCATTGGGTCGGGCACGCAAATAACAGTCTCCCTTAATAAGGGAACAAGACCTCCCACG TTCGAGAACAtcggcgtcgtcgtcccGGCGAGTGGAAATTTTACGCCAGCAGACGTTCGGATTGCTGATATAGACGGCGACGGAAGGGCTGATGTCTGTTTCATCCACGATAACGGCGACATTGGCTGTTCCAGGAACGGAGGCCAGGGAAGGAACTATTATTGGCAAGGCTTCTCCACCGACAGCGGCCTGCGAGAGACTGTCTTTACTGGCAAGAACAAGGGCGATAAGACCGGCGTTCGCCTCG CCGATCTAAATGGAGA TTTCCGAGACGATTGGATGTGGGTTGGTGATCAGGGAGACGTCGATACGTGGATCAACCAGCGTGGATCAGGCGCTGGTATT GTGCCGAGCTGGTCCGCGTCTGGCATTACGCATGCGGGCATGAACACACCTGGCGTACGCGAGCAGATCAAGTTTGGCCGGATCTACGGCTCGGGTCGACGTGATTACATCTACCTCCAAGAAGAGGATACTTACTATGACATGCTGGTGTGGGAAAATCAAGGAGCAGGAGGGACAAAACTGAAAG GCGATGGGGTTTTCTATTGCGACATGACAGGCAGTGGGAGCGATGATTATGTCTGGATCTACATGGACGGTCACGCCGACTCGACCGACTTCTTTGCGAACATTCATTCCCCGCCAGACTGGGGCCATAGCATCTCCATCACGCTGTCAGTCCCAGGGCCGCGTGTGGGCATCCACTTGGCGGATTTTGACGGTGATGGAAGATGCGACGTGCTTGTGCAGAACAAAGCCACGGGAGCTCTGACTTTGTGGCGTAACGAT TACGATGCAACCGCCAAGTTGCTCAAGTTTAGCAACCAGGGAGTGAAGTCGGGGAGTGCTAGCTGCACCCAGGGATGGGGCGTTGGCATCTTCGACCGTGGTATGCGGATTGCCGATATTGA TGGCGATGGTCGTGCGGATATCCTCTGCTTGGAGCCTGATGGACGAATAACGGCTTGGCTGAATACAGCCACGGGGCTCCAAAATGTTGGCCAGGTCAAGTTCAGTGAGGGTTGGGACAGGGCCAATATACGCTTTGCTGATGTGGAGGCTTCGGGCCGGGCCGACCTCATCCACGTTGACAAGTACACAGGTGCCGCAACATTATTCAAGAATGACGGGTACCAGCCCAACGACGTTGACGCAAATGGAGGGAGCTCGTTCCACTGGACTAACCGTGGTGTTGTGTATTCACCAATAGACCGCGGGGAGAATATG CACTTTGTGAACTTCGGGGGTCTCGGGCGGGCGGACCTTCATCATGTTTGGCCTGATAAGAACAAT GCCGAGACTTTTTTTCAATGA
- a CDS encoding uncharacterized protein (EggNog:ENOG41), translated as MHLSAHTWMRPEPLRRTLERISELGYTSIELAGEPSLYPVEETRQLLREFNIECWGTVTLQHGTRDLTAADPAHRRDTIQYMKDVVSMAAELGGQIVTIVPARVGKLVPSSTPENEWKWVVEGLREVAELAKEKGIRVGIEPLNRFETYFLNRVDQALALADAVGYDCGIAFDPFHLALEEKDLYGAIQKAKHRIVDFHVADHNRLAAGDGHFNWKRIMAELKDANYHGALAVECMPPIDRTPIGKFGATQLETEEIEVPKGQLQFILDHASGVLSDEYYTGLLRRSAETLRPFLD; from the coding sequence ATGCATCTCTCCGCCCATACTTGGATGCGCCCAGAACCCCTTCGGCGCACCCTGGAGCGTATAAGTGAGCTGGGCTACACGAGCATCGAGCTTGCGGGAGAGCCTTCCCTTTACCCTGTTGAAGAAACTCGCCAGCTCTTGCGGGAATTCAATATCGAATGCTGGGGTACCGTCACTCTTCAACATGGGACCAGGGACCTTACCGCTGCCGATCCCGCACATCGCAGAGACACCATCCAATATATGAAGGACGTTGTCTCAATGGCTGCCGAACTTGGAGGCCAAATTGTCACTATTGTCCCGGCTCGCGTTGGCAAGCTTGTTCCTTCATCAACACCGGAAAACGAATGGAAGTGGGTAGTTGAAGGACTGCGTGAAGTagccgagctggccaaggaaaagggcaTTCGAGTCGGAATTGAGCCTTTGAACAGATTTGAGACATACTTCCTTAATCGCGTGGACCAAGCGCTCGCCCTCGCAGATGCAGTGGGGTATGACTGTGGTATTGCCTTCGACCCTTTCCACCTGGCgcttgaagagaaagaccTCTATGGAGCAATACAAAAGGCCAAGCATCGCATTGTTGATTTCCATGTTGCGGATCATAACCGCcttgcagctggagatggccaCTTTAACTGGAAGAGGATAATGGCTGAGCTAAAGGACGCAAATTATCATGGCGCTCTCGCGGTAGAGTGTATGCCACCAATTGATCGCACACCAATCGGAAAATTTGGCGCGACACAATTGGAAActgaggagattgaagtGCCCAAAGGACAACTTCAATTCATTCTCGACCACGCGTCGGGAGTGTTGTCGGATGAGTACTATACTGGGTTATTGCGACGGTCGGCTGAGACACTGCGTCCTTTCTTGGATTGA
- a CDS encoding uncharacterized protein (EggNog:ENOG41), which translates to MAVQWQDDSIFEHFTIFEETFKTVGSHSIMAAVFIPKGLAPGVHPAIFHFHGGFLVNAHSLFAPFFPIWVLKLALENKAILVSPDYRLLPSENGVADVLEDLEDFWQWSRSDSFAKMLQIHSSGHSLDNTRLLLTGSSAGGYAVMQVAMTHPDDIAAVATSYPFVNPKDPIMFSGPRDDEPTIMCVAREEMPSRTSVLEWIEETKYTVATKAGFERTPFAVAAAQYGIYYSKIFDPCGLNRLEFIPTERLRAGARLPKKM; encoded by the exons ATGGCAGTCCAGTGGCAAGACGATTCCATATTTGAACACTTCACCATCTTCGAAGAGAC ATTCAAGACTGTAGGCTCTCACAGTATAATGGCAGCTGTCTTCATCCCGAAAGGCCTGGCACCAGGCGTTCACCCTGCTATCTTCCATTTCCACGGAGGGTTTCTCGTGAACGCGCATTCTCTATTCGCCCCTTTCTTTCCGATATGGGTTCTCAAATTAGCGCTGGAAAACAAGGCCATACTGGTTTCACCAGAttatcgtcttcttccgtcTGAAAATGGCGTCGCTGATGTCttggaagatttggaagaCTTCTGGCAGTGGAGTCGCAGCGATAGCTTTGCCAAGATGTTGCAAATCCACTCTTCTGGTCACTCACTCGATAATACTCGTCTGCTTCTTACCGGTAGTTCAGCTGGCGGCTATGCCGTAATGCAGGTGGCAATGACGCACCCAGATGACATAGCGGCCGTGGCTACATCATATCCGTTTGTGAACCCTAAAGATCCAATCATGTTTTCTGGCCCCAGAGATGATGAACCGACTATCATGTGCGTGGCGCGAGAGgaaatgccatcaaggacgtCTGTTCTAGAGTGGATTGAAGAGACGAAATACACAGTGGCGACCAAGGCTGGTTTTGAACGGACACCGTttgcggtggcggcggcacaGTACGGAATATACTACTCGAAAATATTTGATCCTTGCGGTCTGAATCGACTTGAATTTATTCCAACAGAGCGCTTGCGAGCTGGCGCAAGATTGCCAAAGAAAATGTGA
- a CDS encoding uncharacterized protein (EggNog:ENOG41~MEROPS:MER0005462) yields the protein MSNVAYDSSERAIYLLDAQTKAIQFFDEIEQSLIRSGISEKTLSDEIHQLGNTRFGIRTHWHKRVVRSGPNALRPFEDNPPDRVIKEDDILVIDLGPVFESWEADFGRTYVLGNDPNKLKIRDALEPIWKSVRAQFLTNPDMTGEQLYRIAVETAEENGWTFGAHLAGHLIGSFPHERIPRDKTTLYITEGNSASMSSLGKDGQKRHWILEIHLRDEQNQLAGFYEQLLTA from the coding sequence ATGTCTAACGTGGCGTACGACAGCTCCGAACGAGCAATTTATCTTCTAGATGCTCAGACCAAAGCCATTCAATTTTTCGACGAAATTGAACAGAGCCTAATTCGCTCTGGAATCAGTGAAAAGACATTAAGCGATGAGATCCATCAACTCGGTAATACTCGTTTTGGAATTAGAACGCACTGGCATAAACGAGTAGTAAGAAGCGGACCGAATGCCCTGCGACCTTTCGAAGACAACCCCCCTGATCGTGTTATAAAAGAAGACGATATACTGGTTATAGACCTCGGCCCGGTATTTGAGTCATGGGAAGCAGATTTTGGACGCACGTACGTTCTTGGGAATGatcctaataagcttaaaatcCGGGATGCTTTGGAGCCTATTTGGAAATCTGTTCGAGCTCAATTTTTAACGAATCCTGATATGACGGGAGAACAACTTTATCGAATCGCAGTAGAGACTGCTGAGGAGAATGGATGGACGTTTGGCGCCCATTTAGCAGGGCATCTCATTGGTTCATTTCCACATGAACGTATACCTCGCGATAAGACAACTCTATACATCACTGAAGGAAATTCGGCATCGATGTCCTCTTTAGGTAAAGATGGGCAAAAAAGGCATTGGATTCTTGAGATACATCTAAGAGATGAACAAAATCAGCTTGCAGGTTTCTATGAGCAGTTGCTGACTGCTTGA
- a CDS encoding uncharacterized protein (EggNog:ENOG41~TransMembrane:1 (o391-410i)), whose product MPSSKDPVRSGILSPKESDTSTPLLHDQGRNSTSNGLDAGESRKVDFNRSSNAMFDEQYPATKEATAASQVDVSIKTQLLAEAAKQRQLEPINLRSNKLSFADTDPSLGMRLLSVFWNRQHAIGSIIYRPSFMRDMACQGTYFSPLLLYSIFFHASKHVPEVGGTCDDSDICHHGRRFRQKAEDLLFGRGTQTLCKSSIPTIQALLLMSDTLFSWCDERSLSWHYLGIATNMMIDLGIHSETPPLSFKKSLSPEDIEIRRRVFWSAFVLDKVQSIYQGRPARLRDMDCSVPMLFLDEYEELELSNSIGYSEVAQTLDLPMHSGSTFVHLCKLSTIADRILASLYTEESLRRDNDELYEMSLALHAQLIQWRDSSPEHLKIQFDDKTTADTMALPHTLSLVSMFYALVILLHRPFVSEGHLSSTTRSPTYHASSLCENAASRIDTVLRRYKKYWCIKSPPYFLSYATYVSATIHVRIAAEKPPASEAYNRLQNCLEILSEHQRVCHAPRRSMVILVNLMRRLNVNVGGVLTGTRDNDGQSSSQYDSGALGMYSGCQLNRDALDKAAPKSLRSQDNINVVGVATTDSATTTTSHPDIAMTFSNDGSCEQANPTSLPTDHGIDSLFTDMNFDFDPLFGFDMDQADFLQDISF is encoded by the exons ATGCCTAGTTCGAAAGACCCTGTGCGCTCTGGGATACTGTCACCCAAGGAGTCCGACACCTCCACGCCATTGCTGCATGATCAAGGGCGCAATAGTACTTCGAATGGCCTTGACGCTGGGGAATCGAGAAAGGTAGACTTTAACAGGTCCTCGAACGCCATGTTTGATGAGCAATATCCGGCTACGAAAGAGGCAACCGCAGCCAGCCAGGTAGATGTCTCCATAAAAACGCAACTATTAGCTGAGGCTGCCAAGCAGC GCCAACTTGAACCAATTAATCTCCGCTCGAACAAATTATCTTTTGCAGACACCGACCCGTCTCTGGGCATGAGACTACTCTCAGTCTTCTGGAACCGCCAACATGCTATCGGATCCATCATCTATCGACCGTCTTTCATGCGCGACATGGCCTGCCAAGGAACATATTTTTCTCCGCTACTTTTATACTCAATATTCTTTCACGCTTCTAAGCATGTGCCTGAGGTAGGCGGTACATGTGATGACTCTGACATTTGTCATCATGGTCGTCGGTTTCGTCAAAAGGCTGAGGATTTATTGTTTGGTCGTGGGACACAAACTTTGTGCAAGAGTAGCATTCCAACGATTCAAGCGCTGCTTCTCATGTCGGATACACTGTTTTCATGGTGCGATGAGAGGAGTCTTTCGTGGCACTACTTGGGTATTGCCACGAATATGATGATCGACCTAGGCATTCATTCTGAGACCCCGCCACTTTCGTTTAAAAAGTCGCTTTCGCCGGAAGACATAGAGATACGACGCAGAGTATTCTGGTCCGCCTTTG TCTTGGACAAAGTTCAGTCCATCTACCAAGGGCGCCCAGCTCGTCTCCGTGACATGGACTGCAGTGTCCCCATGCTTTTCCTGGACGAATACGAAGAACTTGAGCTTTCTAATAGTATAGGCTACTCTGAAGTTGCTCAAACACTCGATTTACCAATGCACAGCGGCTCGACATTTGTGCACCTGTGTAAGCTGAGCACCATCGCTGATCGCATCCTCGCCAGTTTGTACACAGAGGAGAGCTTGCGTAGAGACAATGACGAGTTATACGAAATGTCTCTCGCTTTGCATGCTCAATTGATTCAATGGAGGGACTCATCCCCCGAGCATTTGAAGATCCAATTCGATGACAAGACTACGGCTGACACAATGGCTCTTCCGCATACTCTATCTTTAGT GTCAATGTTTTACGCGTTGGTCATCCTGCTTCACCGTCCTTTCGTCTCCGAAGGTCACCTCTCGTCCACAACACGCTCGCCTACCTATCACGCCTCTTCCCTCTGCGAAAATGCTGCATCGCGCATTGATACGGTGCTTCGACGTTACAAAAAATACTGGTGTATAAAATCTCCGCCATATTTTCTATCATATGCAACATACGTGAGCGCAACGATTCATGTACGCATAGCGGCAGAAAAGCCTCCGGCTTCAGAAGCGTATAACCGTCTCCAGAACTGTCTCGAGATACTATCCGAACATCAAAGAGTTTGTCACGCACCAAGACGTTCGATGGTCATCTTAGTCAACTTGATGCGGCGTCTAAACGTAAATGTTGGAGGTGTGCTTACCGGTACCCGCGATAATGACGGCCAATCGTCTTCACAATACGACAGTGGAGCGCTGGGTATGTATTCTGGATGCCAGTTGAATAGAGATGCTCTTGATAAAGCTGCTCCGAAGTCTCTTCGGTCTCAAGACAATATTAATGTCGTGGGAGTGGCGACGACGGATTCAGCAACAACTACGACCTCTCATCCCGATATTGCTATGACATTCAGCAACGATGGCTCGTGTGAGCAGGCCAATCCTACGTCCTTGCCTACTGACCATGGAATTGACAGCCTGTTTACGGATATGAACTTCGACTTCGATCCCCTTTTTGGCTTCGACATGGACCAGGCAGATTTCTTACAGGATATTTCTTTCTAG
- a CDS encoding uncharacterized protein (EggNog:ENOG41~TransMembrane:2 (i179-196o472-490i)), protein MITPRKRRKVSVACQRCRERKLGCDADRPCQLCARAGVECVPRNVGRIDALTPAGRVSDYHRNDQASQLGSDDTVIVPESNIINLSTMMFVETGSNQYLKHDTSALPGGAKPMGPNHPISGSWRDLVRVELPSDDVLDVIVKRFFLSVDWFMMVFHEESFKRRYEEFLHQQSTYHDSDFLWICMLVIALGAHYLTLSPSSNQNTVNYRKLSKDLLAKIEIRFLQIISSSTLETVQICILLGSFLLFNGRPNAGLGISGSGVKIAQVMGLHRERLWKELSPAKREERRRTWWALEVFDKYAAIAFGRPCIIDDSDCDVGMVSDIQSGQQISGKNSLLVYHQWKFQLYRIMGLFLGRRRQQKQVETVYTIHQQLLQWRKDLPECLQLQSYDQNSEQISILQMQALNLQLTYDNLQIILHRTAAFQYNDKECKFTSSSTGNSPSLQQLFDSAMDISELYKYSSTLHASRRTHADMHIGITLFTAGVVLCAICLSHPMTTMVSRAKTGVMHIIRMCRNASSSNQHLVSTQSLSILDSLVTVVLRLETDMITGRTNYPTVTNADQHGPSLLIQDIMPSIGASISSGDAANLRHNSTSGESLLQPIREVFGHHISRLTPLSSASRDRVESHEAIEEISQQAALEAANTFEWDGDLSFLVDSNLLDASQLWLWADNLNYDSFNEIHDQES, encoded by the exons ATGATTACGCCCCGGAAGCGACGGAAAGTCTCCGTAGCCTGTCAAAGGTGTCGCGAGCGAAAACTCGGC TGCGACGCAGACAGACCGTGTCAATTATGTGCTCGGGCAGGCGTCGAGTGCGTTCCTCGAAATGTCGGGAGAATAGATGCGTTAACACCGGCTGGAAGGGTCAGCGATTATCATAGAAATGATCAGGCTAGTCAGCTAGGCTCAGACGATACAGTCATTGTCCCGGAGTCAAACATTATAAACTTAAGCACAATG ATGTTCGTCGAAACAGGTTCTAACCAGTATCTGAAACATGACACATCTGCCTTGCCTGGTGGTGCCAAGCCAATGGGTCCTAATCACCCAATTTCTGGAAGTTGGCGGGATCTAGTTAGGGTAGAGCTGCCTTCAGACGATGTACTTGATGTCATTGTGAAacgcttctttctctctgttGATTGGTTCATGATG GTCTTTCATGAAGAATCGTTCAAACGCAGATATGAAGAGTTCCTCCATCAACAGTCAACATATCACGATAGCGATTTTCTTTGGATATGTATGCTTGTAATAGCACTTGGAGCTCACTACTTGACATTGTCGCCGTCTTCAAACCAAAACACCGTCAACTACCGAAAACTTTCGAAAGACCTCCTAGCGAAGATCGAAATTCGTTTCCTACAAATAATCAGCTCCTCTACATTAGAGACGGTTCAAATATGCATCTTACTCGGTAGCTTTCTCCTGTTCAATGGCCGACCCAATGCTGGATTAGGCATTTCGGGTAGCGGCGTAAAAATTGCTCAGGTTATGGGACTACATCGCGAGAGATTATGGAAAGAACTTTCGCCAGCTAaacgagaagagagaagacggACTTGGTGGGCATTGGAAGTATTCGACAA ATACGCAGCTATTGCCTTTGGTCGTCCATGCATTATTGACGACTCTGATTGCGATGTCGGTATGGTTTCCGATATACAGTCAGGCCAGCAGATCAGCGGCAAAAATTCTCTCCTCGTGTATCATCAATGGAAATTCCAACTTTATAGAATAATGGGACTATTCCTCGGACGAAGAAGGCAGCAAAAACAAGTTGAAACCGTTTATACCATTCATCAACAACTACTTCAGTGGCGGAAAGATCTACCCGAATGTCTTCAATTACAAAGCTATGATCAAAACTCAGAACAAATATCCATACTCCAGATGCAGGCACTGAATCTTCAGCTTACATACGATAATCTGCAAATCATTCTCCATCGCACCGCGGCCTTTCAATACAATGATAAAGAATGCAAATTTACATCATCCAGTACAGGAAATAGCCCCTCTCTGCAACAGCTCTTCGATTCTGCGATGGATATTTCCGAGCTATATAAATACTCATCCACTTTGCACGCTTCTAGACGAACACACGCTGACATGCATATTGGAATCACACTTTTTACAGCTGGAGTGGTGCTCTGCGCTATATGCCTCTCTCACCCAATGACAACAATGGTCTCCAGGGCAAAAACGGGAGTCATGCACATTATTCGCATGTGCCGTAATGCCTCTTCCTCGAATCAGCATCTTGTTTCCACGCAGAGTCTCTCCATTTTGGACAGCCTTGTTACCGTAGTATTACGGTTGGAAACTGACATGATAACTGGAAGGACTAACTATCCCACTGTAACAAACGCCGATCAACATGGGCCTTCCCTACTGATTCAAGATATTATGCCGTCCATTGGGGCATCTATCTCCAGCGGCGATGCAGCAAATTTGCGACATAATTCTACCAGTGGTGAGAGTCTACTGCAGCCAATTCGAGAAG TTTTCGGTCATCACATTTCTCGATTGACACCTTTATCGTCCGCATCTCGAGATAGAGTAGAAAGCCATGAAGCTATCGAAGAGATATCGCAACAAGCAGCATTAGAAGCAGCAAATACATTCGAATGGGACGGAGACCTGTCATTCTTGGTGGATTCGAACCTTTTGGATGCAAGTCAGCTATGGCTGTGGGCGGATAACTTGAATTATGACTCATTCAACGAAATTCACGATCAAGAGTCTTAA